A stretch of DNA from Leguminivora glycinivorella isolate SPB_JAAS2020 chromosome 12, LegGlyc_1.1, whole genome shotgun sequence:
tataataacctaaccacaaaattaaaatttgaaaaaacccccgaccgcgacatagtggaccgattttcatgaaacatgggtaagaatactcccgactaactcagctttcagacaaaaaaaactaaatcaaaatcggttcatacgttcgagagctacgatgccacagacagacacacacacagacagacatgtcaaacttataacaccccgtcgtttttgcatcgggagttaaaaagatgaatatttattttatgaacatTGTAGTAAAGTGTCCAATTTACATCAATCAATAATGATTTAATGTACACACTTTCAGGGCCACGCTCCAGCCGGAGGTTGTCTCTTAGCCATGTCCTGCGAGTACCGAGCCATGGTGAGCGGCAAGTACACCATAGGGCTAAACGAGACGGCCCTGGGCATCGTGGCCCCACTCTGGTTCATGGATACTATGTGCCACACCATTCGGACGAGGGATGCTGAGCTGGCTCTTACGACAGCCAAGCTATTTACTGTAGAGGAGGCTTTGAAGGTAATTCTTACAATAATTTTGGTTATGGACAGCTTACCATTTGACTTTGCCTCCCATATTATAGAAAAAATTGTTGAATAAATACAGAACTAAACAATAAGAAGCTTTTTTTGACAGTACTGTAAACACACATTTTCAGTAATCAATAGGAGTTAAAAACATTGAGAACTTTTGTTCTGTGTAAGATTTTCCCTAATATTTATCTATTCCTGTGTAACTCTAAACTAAGATTAATTTTTCATATTCTAATGCTAGTCTTAACTTCATTTTATTGAATCTAAAAAATTGCAACTCAATACTTTTTACTTGTGTAAGTTTTATTTTGGCAATCAAGATAGAAACCGTTTCTATATACAGGTTGGTATGATTGACGAGGCAGCTTCTGACAAAGCTGATGCCATAGACAAATGCAAGAAATTCATCAAGAAGTTCGACAGGACCCCACCGCTAGCCCGCACAATGACTAAGCTCAAAATCAGGCAGAGACCGCTAACCCACATGCAGAAGATCCGACAGGCAGACACGCAGGAGTTCCTTGCTTTCCTGCAGAACCCGCAGGTGCAGCAGTCGTTGGAAATGTACATCCAGAGCTTGAAGGCGAAGGCCAAGTAAATATTTAGAACATAGAATTTTGTTaagtagtaaatttatctatcATAGCTACCTAACCTTTGTTGCGTTTGCGCAACATTTTATTCTATTATGTGTCTTTTGAGTTACTGATTTTATTCTGGTTTTACATGAGTTACAGTTAATAGTTATGAAGATGCCTTTAGAAATATCTTTATTAAGAATTTTAATATGGTACCTTTTAAC
This window harbors:
- the LOC125231735 gene encoding enoyl-CoA delta isomerase 1, mitochondrial-like — protein: MFPLRQLARHATRVLPACRPMSASAGPMVDVADDGGIAVMTLQRAPVNSLNLDLLQAMSKALDDVAKNKPRGMILTSASPTVFSAGLDIMEMYKPDLKRAEQFWTTLQEVWIKLFGFKFATAAAINGHAPAGGCLLAMSCEYRAMVSGKYTIGLNETALGIVAPLWFMDTMCHTIRTRDAELALTTAKLFTVEEALKVGMIDEAASDKADAIDKCKKFIKKFDRTPPLARTMTKLKIRQRPLTHMQKIRQADTQEFLAFLQNPQVQQSLEMYIQSLKAKAK